Proteins encoded by one window of Pecten maximus chromosome 15, xPecMax1.1, whole genome shotgun sequence:
- the LOC117343479 gene encoding aldo-keto reductase family 1 member B1-like — MSISTSCVTLNNGKTMPLFGLGTWQSKPEEVKTAVRTALDAGYRLIDTAYNYLNEEAIGEVLDEYFKAGKLKREDIFICTKLASIYTRPADVELSMSKSLKKLKLNYVDLFLIHAPMACRVPEDPNNVFPIKDGKIDAEERVDIEGVWKEMEKLVDQGKTKSIGISNFNAAQLERVRKVARVMPVTNQVECHAYFPQTKLEEYMKQYNIPIMAYGPIGSPGRQTSRFNSDKTDTIVLLNDPVIGKLATKYNKTPAQILLRNLLQRNIIVIPKSVTPSRIQQNGNVFDFELSPEDMTAITGINKGVRLFKAEVMAQLYDYPFHADV, encoded by the exons ATGTCGATTTCAACCTCGTGTGTTACTTTAAACAATGGCAAGACGATGCCACTTTTTGGACTTGGGACTTGGCAG AGTAAGCCAGAAGAAGTAAAGACGGCCGTTCGGACGGCTCTGGACGCTGGGTACCGCCTCATCGATACGGCATACAACTATCTGAACGAAGAAGCAATAGGCGAAGTCCTAGACGAGTACTTCAAGGCCGGCAAACTGAAGAGGGAAGACATTTTCATCTGTACGAAG CTTGCCAGTATTTACACAAGGCCTGCCGATGTCGAGTTATCTATGTCGAAGAGTCTAAAGAAACTGAAGCTCAACTATGTTGATCTGTTCCTGATACATGCCCCTATGGCATGTCGG GTCCCCGAGGATCCCAATAATGTGTTCCCAATAAAAGACGGAAAAATTGATGCTGAAGAGAGAGTGGACATTGAAGGTGTCTGgaaa GAAATGGAAAAACTCGTGGACCAGGGAAAAACCAAAAGTATTGGCATATCAAACTTCAACGCCGCACAGTTAGAGAGGGTCAGGAAAGTCGCGCGTGTTATGCCAGTAACGAATCAG GTGGAGTGCCACGCCTACTTCCCACAGACAAAACTTGAGGAATACATGAAGCAGTATAACATACCAATAATGGCGTACGGTCCTATTGGATCTCCTGGAAGACAAACTTCACGATT CAATTCCGATAAAACTGACACCATAGTATTGTTGAATGATCCTGTGATTGGGAAACTTGCCACGAAGTACAATAAAACCCCAGCTCAG ATCCTTCTCCGGAATTTACTCCAAAGGAATATTATAGTGATCCCAAAGAGCGTTACACCAAGTAGGATTCAACAAAACGGAAAT GTATTCGACTTTGAATTATCGCCTGAGGACATGACGGCTATTACAGGAATCAATAAAGGAGTTAGACTGTTTAAAGCGGAagt AATGGCACAACTCTACGACTATCCATTCCATGCTGATGTTTAG